The stretch of DNA GATAAGATCGAGATTGGCCTCCATCCGGTCGGCCATCTTGAGCAGAATGTTCGACCGCTCGGTGGAGGACATCTTGCCCCAGCCATCCTTGGCGGCATGGGCGGCATCCAGCGCGGCCTCGATATCCTCGGCGGTGCCGCGCGCCACCTGACACACCACCTGCCCGGTCACGGGTGAGATGTTGTCGAAATACTCACCGCGCGCGGGCGGGGCCCAAGTGCCGTTGATGTAATTCTCATACTTGTCGCGGATCAGTTTCTGGCCGGCGAATTTCGCCAAGGCATCCTGCAGCATCGTCATCCTCCTGGGTCAGTGTCTGTGCCGTCCCTTGGGGCAAAAGATCGCGCCGCCCACCGCCCCGGACAATTGCACCTTCGGTCGGATGGGGCACCGTTGCGGCGGGCTGCAAGATGATCGGGTCAGGCCGCCATGGCAGCGCGCGGCTACGGATATGGGTGACCACCCCCTCTTGACCCAAAGTATAAGATAACCCGCCCGCACCGGCTGTTACGCTGCCCCCCGACAGAGCCGCAAAGGCAGGAAGGGGGAGGACAGGAGATCGCCGCGGAGCATGCCGGGCGATGGCCCACTTGTATCCCGGCTCCGCTTCCGCTTTTGTCGCCCGACACGACAAGACACTGCCATAAGCCAAGACAGGGGAATACAGCCGGTGCCGATCAGATATGACATGAGCCTCACCGCCATGCTCTCCCCCATGCTCGTCCTCGCCGCGACAGGGGTCATGGCCACCGAAGCCCATGCCGATGCCGCCGCCGATCCTGCCGCCTCCCCCTCCGCCAATGCGGATGGCACGCAGGTGCTGATCGTCACCGGCCGCCCGCTGGCCGACAGCAAGGCCGCCAGCGCCTATGACAGCATCCTGATCTCACGCGAGACGCTGCTCTCCAGCGCCTCGGGCCGGATCGAGGATGTGCTCTCCGGCGTGGCGGGCTTTCAGCAATTCCGCCGCTCGGACAGCCGATCGACCAACCCCTCGGCGCAGGGCGTGACCCTGCGCGCGCTGGGCGGCAATGCGGCGGCGCGCACGCTGGTGCTGCTCGACGGGGTGCCGATGGCCGATCCGATGTTCGGCTCGGTGGCGCTTTCGGCCATCGCGCCCGAGCGGCTGGCCAACATCCGCGTCACGCGCGGGGGCGGATCGGGCGCTTTCGGCTCGGGCGCGGTGGCGGGCACCATCGCGCTGGAAAGCGCCGGGCGCGACACCACCGGCGCCTTTTCGGGGGATGTCTCGGCAGACACGCGCGGCGAGACCTCGCTCTCGGGCAGCGTGGCGCCCAAGCTGGGACAAGGCTTCGCGGTGATCTCGGGTCGCTGGGATCGCGGACAAGGCTTCTGGACCACGCCGCTCGATCAGCGCGTGCCCGCCAGCGCCAAGGCCGCCTATGACGGCTGGAGCGTCTCCGCCCGAGGCGTCGCCCCCGTCGCCCCCGATATCGAGCTGCAGGGCCGCGTGCTGGCCTTCCGCGACCAGCGCACCCTCCGCTTTGCCGGGGCCGACAGCCGCAGCTTCGGCGAGGATGCCAGCATCCGTCTGGTGGCACGAGGGCCGTGGCAGGTCGATGCTCTGGCCTATCTGCAGGATCGCGGCTTTTCCAATGTGGTGATCTCCTCCACCACCTTCAAACCCACGCTGGACCAGCGCTCGACCCCCTCGACCGGCCTTGGCGGCAAGCTGGAGGTGCATCCCCCGGTTGGCCCCAACCACCAGTTGCGGCTGGGCACCGACTGGCGCCGCACCAGCGGCGACCTGTCCGAGGTCAGCTACAATTCCACCACCGGGGCGGTCAGCGCCTATCGCTGGGCCGGGGGCACCAATGACGACAAGGGCCTGTTCCTCGAAGACGACTGGCGCATCGGCATCCTCACCCTGACTGGCGGCATTCGCGGCGACCACTGGAGCATCGAGCGCGGCTATGTCCGCACCGCAGGGCCGACCGGGGCCATCACCGCTGACAACAGCTATGACCCGCGCGACGGCTGGGCTTTGTCGGGCCGGGGCGGCGCCCTGCTGCGCGTGGCTAATGGCGTGACCCTGCGCGGATCGGCCTACAGCGGGCTGCGCCAGCCGACGATCAACGAACTCTATCGCACCTTCACGGTCTTCCCCGTCACCACCAACGCCAATCCGCTGCTGGGCAATGAGCGGCTGAAGGGCGTGGAAGGCGGCGTCGATCTGGGGCCTTTCGCAGGGGTCACCCTGTCGGCCACCGGCTTCGTCAACCGGCTGGAGCATGCCATCGCCAATGTCACCACCGGTGTGAACTTGAAGCAGCGCCAGAATGTCGATGCCATCCGCGCGCGCGGCGTGGAGGTGGACGCCAAGGGACGCTGGGGCGCGATCACGCTCGACGCCTCGCTGGCGCTGACCGATTCCGTGGTGGAGGCCAGCGGCGCGGCGATCGGCTTGAATGGCCTGCGCCCGGCCCAGACGCCCAAGATCGCCACCAGCACCACTTTGGGCTGGGCCCCGGCCAAGGGCTGGCAGCTTTCGGCCACGGTGCGCTATGTCGGCGCGCAGTTCGAGGATGATGCCAATGCCGCCAATTCGGTGCTGCGCCCGGCGACCACCATCGGCCTCTTCGCCCGCGCTCCGCTGAGCCATGGTTTCGCCGCCATCGTCCGCGTGGAAAACCTGACCGATGTGACGGTGATGACCCGCAATCAGGCGGGCAGCATCGATGTCGGCGTGCCGCGCACCGTCTGGCTGGGAGTGCACAAGGACTTGTGAGCCCGACCGCGCCAGACAGGGG from Novosphingobium sp. encodes:
- a CDS encoding TonB-dependent receptor, encoding MSLTAMLSPMLVLAATGVMATEAHADAAADPAASPSANADGTQVLIVTGRPLADSKAASAYDSILISRETLLSSASGRIEDVLSGVAGFQQFRRSDSRSTNPSAQGVTLRALGGNAAARTLVLLDGVPMADPMFGSVALSAIAPERLANIRVTRGGGSGAFGSGAVAGTIALESAGRDTTGAFSGDVSADTRGETSLSGSVAPKLGQGFAVISGRWDRGQGFWTTPLDQRVPASAKAAYDGWSVSARGVAPVAPDIELQGRVLAFRDQRTLRFAGADSRSFGEDASIRLVARGPWQVDALAYLQDRGFSNVVISSTTFKPTLDQRSTPSTGLGGKLEVHPPVGPNHQLRLGTDWRRTSGDLSEVSYNSTTGAVSAYRWAGGTNDDKGLFLEDDWRIGILTLTGGIRGDHWSIERGYVRTAGPTGAITADNSYDPRDGWALSGRGGALLRVANGVTLRGSAYSGLRQPTINELYRTFTVFPVTTNANPLLGNERLKGVEGGVDLGPFAGVTLSATGFVNRLEHAIANVTTGVNLKQRQNVDAIRARGVEVDAKGRWGAITLDASLALTDSVVEASGAAIGLNGLRPAQTPKIATSTTLGWAPAKGWQLSATVRYVGAQFEDDANAANSVLRPATTIGLFARAPLSHGFAAIVRVENLTDVTVMTRNQAGSIDVGVPRTVWLGVHKDL